In a single window of the Cucurbita pepo subsp. pepo cultivar mu-cu-16 chromosome LG18, ASM280686v2, whole genome shotgun sequence genome:
- the LOC111780727 gene encoding zinc finger CCCH domain-containing protein 64 isoform X2, with protein MSPPRILLCGDVLGRLNQLYKRVVSVNKSAGPFDALLCVGQFFPDSTEQLDEFMDYVEGRSVIPLSTYFIGDYGVGAAKVLLASSRDSGNQGFKMDGLKICANLHWLKGSGKFTLQGLSLAYLSGRRSSDGLQFGTYTQDDVDVLRAIAEEPGVIDLFLTNEWPTGVTNRAATPDIPPGVSDPFGSDSTVSELVVEIKPRYHIAGTKGVFYAREPYSNVDAVHVTRFLGLGSVGNKEKQKFIHAISPIPSSTMSAAEISMKPPNTTLSPYTLTERKAEASDSAKRSSNSVSESQYWRYDVSQKRQKYGTADGNKLCFKFTSSGSCPRGEKCNFHHDMDAREQSQRGVCFDFLNKGKCERGPDCSFKHSLQNEVDSQSGKRRSGNAGTNRSKECWFCLSSPNIESHLIVSVGERFYCALAKGHLVPDHILIVPVEHFPNTLSLGPEFETEINRLQNCLQKYFKSQGKEVVFFEWVSKRSTHANLQAVPIPTSRAHVVQNIFDMAAEKLGFKFVASKSDAPPGEGRKSLRTQFDSNRSFFYAELPECVTLSHVIEETEIFPAQFGREVLAGLLNMADKADWRNCTHSKEEETKMAEEFKIRFENFDPNK; from the exons ATGTCTCCTCCGAGAATTCTTCTCTGCGGCGACGTTTTAGGCCGTCTCAACCAGCTTTACAAGCGCGTCGTCTCg GTTAACAAATCGGCCGGTCCGTTCGATGCGCTTCTTTGTGTTGGCCAGTTTTTTCCGGACTCAACCGAACAACTTGACGAGTTCATGGATTATGTTGAAGGTCGATCAGTAATCCCTCTTTCCACGTACTTCATTGGAGACTATGGCGTTGGTGCCGCTAAGGTTCTATTGGCGTCGTCTAGAGACTCGGGTAATCAAGGGTTTAAAATGGATGGCTTGAAGATTTGCGCGAATCTGCACTGGTTGAAAGGCAGTGGGAAGTTCACGCTACAAG GTTTGTCTTTGGCATACTTATCTGGTAGACGTTCTTCAGATGGTCTTCAGTTTGGAACATATACTCAAGATGATGTTGACGTCTTGCGAGCAATAGCTGAGGAACCTGGAGTTATTGACTTGTTTCTCAC AAATGAATGGCCAACTGGGGTTACAAATAGAGCAGCAACTCCAGATATCCCCCCTGGAGTCTCAGATCCCTTCGGAAGTGATTCTACCGTCTCTGAGTTAGTTGTGGAGATCAAACCACG TTACCACATTGCAGGAACAAAAGGAGTGTTTTATGCTCGAGAGCCTTACTCTAATGTTGATGCTGTGCATGTGACTCGCTTTTTAGGTCTTGGTTCTGTAGGAAATAAAGAGAAACAG AAATTTATTCATGCAATTTCTCCCATCCCATCATCTACCATGTCTGCCGCTGAAATTAGCATGAAGCCTCCCAATACTACCTTATCTCCATACACACTCACTGAACGAAAAGCTGAAGCCTCAGACTCTGCAAAGAGGTCCAGCAATAGTGTTTCTGAATCGCAATATTGGAGATACGATGTGTCTCAGAAACGACAAAAATATGGAACTGCAGATGGTAACAAGCTTTGTTTTAAGTTTACTTCTTCTGGATCTTGTCCACGTGGAGAGAAATGTAACTTTCATCATGACATGGATGCAAGAGAGCAATCCCAGAGAGgtgtttgttttgattttcttaataaagGAAAATGCGAAAGGGGTCCAGATTGCAGCTTCAAGCACAGCTTACAGAATGAAGTTGACAGCCAGTCTGGGAAGAGGAGATCTGGAAATGCTGGAACCAACAG GTCTAAAGAATGCTGGTTTTGTTTGTCAAGTCCCAACATAGAGTCACATCTTATAGTCAGTGTAGGTGAGAGGTTCTACTGTGCACTGGCCAAAGGACATCTTGTTCCAGACCACATATTGATTGTACCTGTAGAGCACTTTCCAAATACCCTTTCTCTAGGCCCAGAATTTGAAACTGAAATCAATAGACTCCAAAATTGTCTTCAGAAGTATTTTAAGAGTCAAGGGAAGGAAGTTGTGTTCTTTGAGTGGGTTTCAAAGCGTAGCACCCATGCTAATCTTCAG GCTGTTCCTATTCCAACATCTAGAGCTCATGTCGTTCAGAACATATTTGATATGGCTGCTGAAAAGCTGGGCTTTAAGTTCGTGGCCTCTAAAT CAGATGCTCCTCCTGGTGAAGGAAGAAAATCGTTGAGGACTCAGTTTGATAGTAATCGCAGTTTCTTCTATGCTGAACTTCCTGAATGTGTAACCTTATCGCATGTTATTGAGGAGACAGAGATATTTCCAGCCCAATTTGGACGCGAG GTTCTAGCAGGCTTGCTTAACATGGCTGATAAGGCTGATTGGAGGAATTGTACCcattcaaaagaagaagaaacaaagatgGCTGAAGAATTCAAGataagatttgaaaattttgatcctAATAAGTGA
- the LOC111780727 gene encoding zinc finger CCCH domain-containing protein 64 isoform X1 has protein sequence MSPPRILLCGDVLGRLNQLYKRVVSVNKSAGPFDALLCVGQFFPDSTEQLDEFMDYVEGRSVIPLSTYFIGDYGVGAAKVLLASSRDSGNQGFKMDGLKICANLHWLKGSGKFTLQGLSLAYLSGRRSSDGLQFGTYTQDDVDVLRAIAEEPGVIDLFLTNEWPTGVTNRAATPDIPPGVSDPFGSDSTVSELVVEIKPRYHIAGTKGVFYAREPYSNVDAVHVTRFLGLGSVGNKEKQKFIHAISPIPSSTMSAAEISMKPPNTTLSPYTLTERKAEASDSAKRSSNSVSESQYWRYDVSQKRQKYGTADGNKLCFKFTSSGSCPRGEKCNFHHDMDAREQSQRGVCFDFLNKGKCERGPDCSFKHSLQNEVDSQSGKRRSGNAGTNRSKECWFCLSSPNIESHLIVSVGERFYCALAKGHLVPDHILIVPVEHFPNTLSLGPEFETEINRLQNCLQKYFKSQGKEVVFFEWVSKRSTHANLQAVPIPTSRAHVVQNIFDMAAEKLGFKFVASKSADAPPGEGRKSLRTQFDSNRSFFYAELPECVTLSHVIEETEIFPAQFGREVLAGLLNMADKADWRNCTHSKEEETKMAEEFKIRFENFDPNK, from the exons ATGTCTCCTCCGAGAATTCTTCTCTGCGGCGACGTTTTAGGCCGTCTCAACCAGCTTTACAAGCGCGTCGTCTCg GTTAACAAATCGGCCGGTCCGTTCGATGCGCTTCTTTGTGTTGGCCAGTTTTTTCCGGACTCAACCGAACAACTTGACGAGTTCATGGATTATGTTGAAGGTCGATCAGTAATCCCTCTTTCCACGTACTTCATTGGAGACTATGGCGTTGGTGCCGCTAAGGTTCTATTGGCGTCGTCTAGAGACTCGGGTAATCAAGGGTTTAAAATGGATGGCTTGAAGATTTGCGCGAATCTGCACTGGTTGAAAGGCAGTGGGAAGTTCACGCTACAAG GTTTGTCTTTGGCATACTTATCTGGTAGACGTTCTTCAGATGGTCTTCAGTTTGGAACATATACTCAAGATGATGTTGACGTCTTGCGAGCAATAGCTGAGGAACCTGGAGTTATTGACTTGTTTCTCAC AAATGAATGGCCAACTGGGGTTACAAATAGAGCAGCAACTCCAGATATCCCCCCTGGAGTCTCAGATCCCTTCGGAAGTGATTCTACCGTCTCTGAGTTAGTTGTGGAGATCAAACCACG TTACCACATTGCAGGAACAAAAGGAGTGTTTTATGCTCGAGAGCCTTACTCTAATGTTGATGCTGTGCATGTGACTCGCTTTTTAGGTCTTGGTTCTGTAGGAAATAAAGAGAAACAG AAATTTATTCATGCAATTTCTCCCATCCCATCATCTACCATGTCTGCCGCTGAAATTAGCATGAAGCCTCCCAATACTACCTTATCTCCATACACACTCACTGAACGAAAAGCTGAAGCCTCAGACTCTGCAAAGAGGTCCAGCAATAGTGTTTCTGAATCGCAATATTGGAGATACGATGTGTCTCAGAAACGACAAAAATATGGAACTGCAGATGGTAACAAGCTTTGTTTTAAGTTTACTTCTTCTGGATCTTGTCCACGTGGAGAGAAATGTAACTTTCATCATGACATGGATGCAAGAGAGCAATCCCAGAGAGgtgtttgttttgattttcttaataaagGAAAATGCGAAAGGGGTCCAGATTGCAGCTTCAAGCACAGCTTACAGAATGAAGTTGACAGCCAGTCTGGGAAGAGGAGATCTGGAAATGCTGGAACCAACAG GTCTAAAGAATGCTGGTTTTGTTTGTCAAGTCCCAACATAGAGTCACATCTTATAGTCAGTGTAGGTGAGAGGTTCTACTGTGCACTGGCCAAAGGACATCTTGTTCCAGACCACATATTGATTGTACCTGTAGAGCACTTTCCAAATACCCTTTCTCTAGGCCCAGAATTTGAAACTGAAATCAATAGACTCCAAAATTGTCTTCAGAAGTATTTTAAGAGTCAAGGGAAGGAAGTTGTGTTCTTTGAGTGGGTTTCAAAGCGTAGCACCCATGCTAATCTTCAG GCTGTTCCTATTCCAACATCTAGAGCTCATGTCGTTCAGAACATATTTGATATGGCTGCTGAAAAGCTGGGCTTTAAGTTCGTGGCCTCTAAAT CAGCAGATGCTCCTCCTGGTGAAGGAAGAAAATCGTTGAGGACTCAGTTTGATAGTAATCGCAGTTTCTTCTATGCTGAACTTCCTGAATGTGTAACCTTATCGCATGTTATTGAGGAGACAGAGATATTTCCAGCCCAATTTGGACGCGAG GTTCTAGCAGGCTTGCTTAACATGGCTGATAAGGCTGATTGGAGGAATTGTACCcattcaaaagaagaagaaacaaagatgGCTGAAGAATTCAAGataagatttgaaaattttgatcctAATAAGTGA
- the LOC111780058 gene encoding cytokinin dehydrogenase 3-like codes for MAINFSIPAYFGYMLSITRLKSFIPKSLFPDDDITAVAANLRHDSAALNSAATDFGHMVTDPPAAVLFPSSMNDIISLIKLANSLPVPFNIAAKGCGHSVRGQAMARNGVVVEMASLNNPTRISVSGNASDGFFADVGGEQMWIDVLNATLKHGLAPTSWTDYLYLTVGGTLSNAGISGQTFRYGPQISNVVELDVITGKGDLVSCSAERNWELFHSVLGGLGQFGIIIRARIPLFPAPNRVKWVRMLYTNFSEFTEDQERLISINGSKQNGALDYLEGLLLMHDGPPDNWRSSFFPPSHHSTIISLVNQHSIIYCLEVAKYYDHTSRHTLDKELDDSLNGLRFLSGYKFEKDVSYVEFLNRVRSGELSLKSQGLWDVPHPWLNLFVPKSRIAEFNSGVFKDIVLKQKMNNGPILVYPMNRSKWDDRMTAVIPDEEVFYTIGFLNSSGFDNWEAMDEVNKEILRFCNSVDMKIKQYLPHYRTQADWANHFGHKWNRIQDTKKQFDPNMILSPGHKIFNS; via the exons atGGCTATCAACTTTTCCATTCCAGCTTATTTCGGATACATGCTTTCCATAACCCGTCTCAAATCCTTCATACCCAAATCCCTTTTTCCCGACGACGATATCACCGCCGTCGCCGCCAATCTCCGCCACGACTCCGCCGCTCTCAATTCCGCCGCTACTGATTTCGGCCACATGGTCACCGACCCACCGGCCGCTGTTCTCTTCCCATCCTCTATGAACGACATAATCAGTTTAATCAAACTAGCCAACTCCCTTCCCGTTCCTTTCAACATCGCCGCTAAGGGCTGCGGCCACTCTGTCCGCGGCCAGGCAATGGCGCGAAATGGCGTTGTTGTTGAGATGGCTTCGTTGAATAATCCCACAAGAATTTCTGTCTCCGGTAACGCCTCCGACGGTTTCTTTGCCGATGTTGGTGGTGAGCAGATGTGGATTGATGTGCTTAATGCCACTCTTAAGCATGGACTTGCACCCACGTCGTGGACCGATTATCTTTACCTCACCGTCGGCGGGACCTTGTCGAACGCTGGCATTAGCGGCCAGACATTCCGATACGGCCCGCAGATTAGCAACGTCGTCGAACTCGACGTCATTACAG GGAAAGGAGATCTTGTAAGCTGTTCAGCAGAAAGGAACTGGGAACTCTTCCATTCAGTCCTGGGTGGTTTAGGCCAATTTGGAATCATTATTCGGGCTAGGATTCCCTTATTCCCAGCTCCAAACAGG GTTAAGTGGGTTAGAATGCTGTACACCAATTTCAGTGAGTTCACCGAAGATCAAGAACGATTGATCTCAATCAATGGAAGCAAACAAAACGGTGCGTTGGACTACTTGGAGGGTTTACTTCTAATGCATGACGGTCCCCCAGACAATTGGAGATCCTCTTTTTTCCCTCCCTCTCATCACTCCACAATCATCTCTTTAGTTAACCAACACTCCATCATATACTGTCTAGAAGTTGCTAAATATTACGATCATACCTCTCGACACACCCTCGACAAG GAACTCGATGATTCGTTAAATGGGTTACGCTTCTTATCTGGATATAAGTTCGAGAAAGATGTATCGTATGTTGAATTCCTTAATAGGGTTCGAAGCGGAGAGCTGAGCCTGAAGTCACAAGGGTTATGGGACGTTCCTCATCCGTGGCTAAATCTCTTCGTTCCGAAATCCCGTATTGCCGAATTCAACTCCGGGGTTTTTAAGGATATCGTTCTCAAACAGAAAATGAACAACGGGCCGATACTCGTGTACCCAATGAATAGGAGcaa GTGGGATGATAGAATGACAGCGGTTATACCCGATGAAGAGGTTTTTTACACGATAGGGTTCTTGAATTCAAGTGGGTTTGATAATTGGGAAGCCATGGATGAGGTGAACAAGGAGATATTAAGGTTCTGCAACAGTGTGGATATGAAGATCAAGCAGTATCTTCCTCATTACAGAACACAAGCCGATTGGGCGAATCATTTTGGTCACAAATGGAACAGGATTCAGGACACCAAAAAACAATTTGATCCCAATATGATTTTGTCTCCTGgacacaaaatttttaattcttga
- the LOC111780059 gene encoding cytokinin dehydrogenase 3-like, which translates to MAAHNNFLLIIFNCVLILQNAPFLAVALPLPEPISAKLRNDSQTIKLASTDYGRIIEEKPYGVFFPVNGSDIAGLIQFMYGSPTPMDIAARGHGHSVQGQSLVENGIVVNMTSLGGLDGRIVVSTTTAALGPYADVGGEQLWIDVLHATMAKGLTPLSLTDYLRLTVGGTLSNAGIGGQTFRFGPQISNVLELDVVTGKGELLTCSPTNNPELFYGALGGLGQFGVITRARIPLGPAPTRAKWVRMLYTNFSAFTSDQELLISNNGKEKSNGLNYLEGLLLLELKAPDNSSFYPLPDQPKISSLITQYGIVYVLEVVKYYDQQSAGCVDQDLEKLLTGLRFEAGLKFIKDVSYEEFLDRVHTDEVALRSLGLWDVPHPWLNLFIPKSKLFEFEWGVYRSIIQKRKLSSCVLLFYPMFKNKWDEKTSAVIPDEDVFYTAGFLFSSGFDNWQTFEEHNRDILKFCAEAGIGAKLYLPHFESQKEWVDHFGRKWPVFQQRKALFDPKHLLSPGQKIF; encoded by the exons ATGGCGGCGCACAATAATTTTCTGCTCATAATTTTCAACTGTGTTCTTATCCTCCAAAACGCACCGTTTTTAGCAGTGGCTTTACCTCTACCGGAGCCCATCTCGGCGAAGCTCAGAAATGATTCCCAGACGATTAAATTGGCTTCCACGGATTATGGCCGGATTATTGAAGAGAAGCCTTACGGCGTTTTCTTTCCGGTGAACGGCAGCGACATCGCCGGGCTGATACAGTTCATGTATGGGAGTCCGACGCCGATGGATATTGCTGCCCGCGGTCATGGGCATTCCGTCCAGGGGCAGTCCTTGGTGGAGAACGGAATTGTGGTGAATATGACGTCGCTCGGCGGTTTGGACGGCAGAATTGTGGTGTCGACTACGACGGCGGCGTTGGGTCCGTATGCTGACGTGGGCGGCGAGCAGCTGTGGATTGATGTGTTGCATGCGACGATGGCGAAGGGGCTTACCCCGTTGTCGTTGACGGATTATTTGCGTCTGACCGTCGGAGGGACGCTGTCTAACGCCGGAATTGGTGGTCAGACGTTTCGGTTTGGGCCTCAGATCAGCAATGTTCTTGAACTTGACGTAGTAACTG GAAAAGGAGAATTGTTGACGTGCTCTCCTACCAACAATCCCGAGCTCTTTTACGGTGCCCTTGGTGGTTTGGGTCAGTTCGGTGTGATTACTCGAGCTAGAATCCCCCTTGGCCCGGCGCCCACGAGG gCTAAATGGGTTCGGATGCTTTACACCAACTTCTCTGCATTTACAAGTGATCAAGAACTTTTGATATCCAACAATGGAAAAGAGAAATCCAACGGCCTTAATTACCTTGAAGGTTTGCTTTTGCTAGAATTAAAAGCACCTGATAATTCCTCCTTCTACCCTCTACCCGACCAGCCCAAGATATCCTCCCTTATCACTCAATACGGCATCGTTTACGTCCTTGAAGTCGTCAAGTATTATGATCAACAATCAGCTGGTTGCGTTGACCAG GACCTCGAGAAATTGTTGACGGGGTTGAGATTTGAGGCCGGATTGAAGTTCATTAAAGATGTTTCATACGAAGAGTTTCTAGATCGAGTTCACACCGACGAAGTAGCGTTAAGATCTCTCGGGTTATGGGACGTTCCTCATCCGTGGCTAAATCTTTTCATTCCAAAGTCGAAACTTTTCGAATTTGAATGGGGTGTTTATAGAAGCATTATTCAAAAGCGTAAACTCAGTTCATGCGTCCTCCTCTTTTACCCGATGTTCAAAAACAA ATGGGACGAGAAGACCTCCGCCGTGATACCTGACGAGGACGTGTTCTACACGGCCGGGTTTCTTTTCTCGAGCGGATTCGATAATTGGCAAACGTTTGAGGAACATAATAGAGACATATTGAAGTTCTGTGCTGAAGCTGGAATTGGAGCTAAGCTGTATCTTCCACATTTTGAAAGTCAAAAGGAATGGGTTGACCATTTTGGTCGGAAATGGCCTGTTTTCCAGCAGAGGAAGGCCTTGTTTGACCCTAAACACTTGCTCTCTCCGGGacagaaaattttctaa
- the LOC111780726 gene encoding receptor-like serine/threonine-protein kinase ALE2, with the protein MEVLLPLLILCFVAANASDLREIAASLGAPTVSPPVNSMPQPPSPVQPSSRRDQTSNSSPNVAPIPEPISPEPNISPVVAISPKAGDIKSLEAPVATPSNALPKYMLPVNHSPKEAPSTHNDMGRSHDTQRPIVPPRKAPFRRGNLSPTSPVPSNYKHHRRRNHIISHAPAPAPSYPISSRAIEPSGPVVSTAQHSHERGDYAPPMESDPSSISPSHYDRPPLVTHVSPSPSPSPSPYQKMSGHTERHFYPPKASPSPLKPWAKSPKMPPLRPIHTLPPPPPNEDCSATLCTEPYTNTPPGSPCGCVWPMQIGLRLSVSLYTFFPLVSELAAEIAAGVFVKQSQVRVIGANAANQQPDKTVVLIDLVPLGEKFDNTTAFLTYQRFWHKKVSVKASYFGKYEVLYVRYPGLPQSPPSGDSGIDNEPYYSNSNDARTVKPIGVDVQNIQHKDRISGGMIAIIALSTTVAVVLCVATAWILLLRRNDGVCQPKPTPHALVSSLNKPSGAGGSVMAAMPSSASLSFGSSIAPYSGSAKTFSASDIERATNNFDPSRILGEGGFGRVYRGTLEDGTEVAVKVLKRDDHQGGREFLAEVEMLSRLHHRNLVKLIGICTEEGSRSLVYELIPNGSVESHLHDVDKETAPLDWDARMKIALGAARGLSYLHEDSSPRVIHRDFKSSNILLEHDFTPKVSDFGLARTAMDEESRHISTRVMGTFGYVAPEYAMTGHLLVKSDVYSYGVVLLELLTGRKPVDMSQPPGEENLVAWARPLLTSKEGLDVIIDKSLDSSVPFENIAKVAAIASMCVQPEVSHRPFMGEVVQALKLVCNQCNDAREAISQAGSSLDNSSVEMNDETLSSRYMLDSFHSEYLVSGSMSGLDVIDTRLSMSGMLNTSIGIGMLESRSLERCLSSSPLRNGKGKRHFWQRMRRYSGSSISEHGMPRLWSGST; encoded by the exons ATGGAGGTTCTTCTTCCGCTGCtgattctttgttttgttgctGCTAATGCGTCCGACCTTCGGGAAATCGCAG CTTCACTCGGTGCTCCTACCGTGTCGCCGCCGGTTAATAGCATGCCTCAGCCGCCTTCACCAGTTCAACCCAGTTCCCGGCGTGACCAAACAAGCAATTCATCACCGAATGTAGCTCCAATCCCCGAGCCAATTTCTCCAG AGCCTAATATCTCTCCAGTAGTTGCTATTTCGCCCAAAGCTGGTGACATAAAGAGCTTAGAAGCACCAGTAGCTACACCTTCTAATGCATTGCCCAAGTATATGCTACCTGTGAATCATTCCCCAAAGGAAG CTCCTTCTACTCACAATGACATGGGACGTTCTCATGACACTCAACGGCCGATCGTTCCACCGCGAAAAGCTCCGTTTCGTAGAGGAAATCTTTCTCCAACATCTCCTGTGCCTTCAAATTATAAGCATCATAGAAGGAGGAATCATATCATTAGTCACGCACCTGCACCTGCACCGTCATATCCGATTTCGTCTCGTGCGATAGAACCGTCAG GACCAGTTGTTTCCACGGCACAACATTCACACGAGAGAGGAGACTACGCTCCACCTATGGAGTCAG ATCCTTCGTCGATATCTCCTTCACATTATGATCGTCCACCGCTTGTGACTCATGTTTCGCCTTCTCCTTCGCCTTCTCCTTCACCATACCAGAAAATGTCTGGTCATACTGAAA GACATTTTTATCCCCCTAAAGCTTCACCTTCACCCTTGAAACCTTGGGCAAAAAGCCCGAAGATGCCACCGCTGCGACCGATACATACATTGCCTCCTCCACCTCCCAATGAAG ATTGTTCAGCTACCCTGTGCACCGAGCCATATACAAACACTCCCCCAGGATCTCCCTGCGGTTGTGTTTGGCCCATGCAAATTGGACTTCGCCTCAGCGTTTCGCTATATACGTTCTTCCCCCTGGTTTCGGAGCTGGCAGCAGAAATTGCTGCTGGGGTGTTCGTAAAGCAAAGCCAAGTTCGAGTCATTGGAGCTAATGCAGCTAACCAGCAACCAGATAAGACTGTTGTTCTTATTGACTTAGTCCCACTTGGGGAAAAATTTGACAATACTACAGCCTTTTTGACTTACCAAAGGTTTTGGCATAAGAAAGTTTCTGTCAAAGCTTCCTATTTTGGGAAATATGAAGTATTATACGTTCGATATCCGGGTTTACCTCAATCACCTCCTTCTGGAGATTCAGGAATAGATAATGAGCCTTATTATAGTAATAGTAACGATGCAAGGACGGTTAAACCGATTGGCGTCGATGTACAGAACATACAGCACAAAGACAGGATAAGTGGTGGTATGATTGCCATTATTGCTCTATCAACTACTGTTGCAGTCGTCTTATGCGTTGCGACTGCTTGGATTTTGCTCCTCAGACGCAACGATGGCGTTTGTCAGCCGAAACCTACTCCACATGCTTTGGTATCTTCCCTCAATAAACCATCAG GTGCTGGTGGATCAGTCATGGCAGCCATGCCAAGTTCTGCTTCTTTATCCTTTGGATCTAGCATTGCCCCATATTCAGGATCAGCCAAGACATTCAGTGCCTCAGACATAGAGAGAGCAACCAATAATTTTGACCCTTCAAGGATATTAGGGGAGGGTGGCTTTGGACGTGTTTACAGAGGCACTCTCGAAGACGGTACCGAAGTAGCAGTTAAAGTTCTCAAGAGAGATGATCATCAGGGCGGTCGAGAATTCTTGGCTGAAGTCGAAATGCTTAGCCGTCTTCACCATAGAAACTTGGTCAAGTTGATTGGAATATGTACTGAGGAGGGTAGCCGCTCCCTGGTGTATGAACTTATTCCAAATGGCAGTGTGGAATCTCACTTACATG ATGTTGATAAGGAAACTGCCCCACTTGATTGGGATGCTCGGATGAAGATAGCACTTGGCGCTGCTCGGGGTTTATCCTATTTACACGAGGATTCGAGTCCGAGAGTCATACATCGAGACTTCAAATCCAGCAATATCTTATTAGAACATGATTTTACACCAAAAGTTTCGGACTTTGGGTTGGCTAGAACGGCAATGGATGAGGAAAGCAGACACATTTCGACACGCGTCATGGGAACTTTCGG ATATGTGGCTCCGGAATATGCGATGACGGGGCATTTACTTGTGAAGAGTGATGTTTATAGCTACGGGGTCGTTCTTCTCGAGCTATTAACTGGGAGGAAACCAGTTGACATGTCGCAACCGCCTGGTGAAGAAAATCTTGTTGCTTGGGCTCGTCCACTACTCACGAGCAAAGAAGGTTTAGATGTTATAATTGACAAATCACTCGATTCTAGTGTTCCTTTTGAAAATATTGCCAAAGTGGCTGCCATTGCTTCAATGTGTGTGCAACCAGAGGTGTCACATCGACCTTTCATGGGCGAGGTCGTTCAAGCTTTGAAACTAGTATGCAACCAATGCAACGATGCTCGAGAAGCAATCTCACAAGCTGGTTCAAGCCTAGATAATTCGTCTGTGGAGATGAATGACGAGACATTGAGTTCAAGATACATGCTAGACTCTTTTCATAGCGAATATTTAGTATCTGGCTCAATGTCAGGTCTTGATGTCATCGATACACGTCTCTCAATGTCGGGCATGTTAAATACTTCAATTGGAATCGGAATGCTAGAATCTAGATCACTCGAAAGATGCCTAAGTTCTAGTCCTCTTCGAAACGGGAAAGGTAAGAGACACTTCTGGCAAAGAATGAGAAGGTACTCTGGAAGTAGCATCAGTGAACATGGAATGCCTAGATTATGGTCCGGTTCTACCTAA